The Planococcus halocryophilus nucleotide sequence GCCAGGTGTCTATGAGCTAAAAGCAGGGTCCCGCATGCAAGACGCCATTCTAGCAGCTGGAGGATTTACATCCGAAGCGGATAGTCGCGCAATTAATTTAGCGTTAATTGTCGTGGACGAAACGAGTCTTTATGTACCAGCGGTTGGAGAAGAAATTGTTGTTTCAATATCGCCACAGACTGCCACAGCTAGTGGTGGAGGCTTGATAAATATAAATCAGGCAACTGAAACTGAATTGATGGAACTCCCTGGCATAGGCCCTTCAAAAGCCGCTGCGATTCTTGCTTATAGAGATGAGGTAGGGAAATTTAATGCGCCTGAACAATTAACGGAAGTAACGGGCATTGGTGACAAGACATTTGAACAACTAAAAGATTTAATAGTCGCGAAATAATAAGTACGTGATAAAAGGCAGTTGACGAATATGCCTCCTCTGCTACACTTATTTTAACTAAACAAGCAGGAGGCAATTAAATGAAGCGAATAACTTGGGATCAATTTTTTATGGCACAAAGCCATTTGCTCGCACTTAGAAGCACTTGTACACGTCTTGCTGTCGGTGCAACGATTGTACGTGATCGGAGAATTATGGCTGGAGGCTATAACGGATCTATTTCAGGAGGAGACCATTGTATCGATAAAGGCTGTTACGTTGTCGATGGACATTGCGTTCGAACAATCCACGCAGAAATGAATGCCTTATTGCAATGTTCAAAGTATGGCGTCAGTGTCAATGGAGCTGATATGTATGTTAGCCATTTTCCTTGCCTGCAATGCACCAAGTCAATTATCCAATCAGGAATTGCCCGACTCTATTATGCCGCTGATTACAAAAACCACGAGTATGCTATCGAATTATTAGAACAAGCTGGGGTAGAAGTGGTACAAGTAATGTTTGATGAGCGAAAGATTGACTTTTTAAGTGTCGAAAAATCAGCTCTTTATATCGAACTGCTTGATAAATTGCGTGAAAAAGGTGGAAGCGAAGAAGAATTGGCCCATTATAGTGAACGGGTGAATGAATTATTCGGAGAAATCGAAGTATAACAACAAGTCCTCTTCTCTACGTAGCAGTAGCTACAATAATGGCTACATATGCAGCGCATGAAACAGCGGTTCAACTCGTGTTCATGGCGCTGCTTTTTAGTTGGATGTATTTGAAAAAAGAAAAATGGACATTTATTGTGTTCATTCTTCTATTTGTTTGTGGCGTTTATATCGTACAGGATTTGCGTGGTAAAGATATCTTTGATACTTCACAGTCTTATACAGGAGAACTCATTTTTCACACAGGTACGGTAATCGATGGCGATAGCCTTAGAGGGTTTGCTACATTACAAGATGGTACGATCGTTTATGCTCGTTTTCGATTAACGTCGAACGAGCAAAAGCTTCATATGGAACGGTTAGTGAGTAATTCTAAATTTTTAGTGACTGGTGTTTTTGAAGAAGCTACACCGCCTTCACATCGATATTCTTTTAATATGACTCATTATTTACGTCATAATGGAGCAGCTTCACTACTAAAAGTTGAGTCGATCAGTGGCGTGATGGAAAATAAGACGTGGATAAATCGTTTGTTAAAAAGAAGAGACCTGTTCAAAACTCATATTCGTGAACATTTTCCTGAAACTTTGGCAGCAGAAGCGGAAGCATTATTAATTGGCGAACGCGAGAATATGGACCCGGAAGATCGGCGCATACACCAAACGCTCGGCATTTCTCATTTGTTCGCAATTTCGGGTTTGCATGTGGGCATTGCTTCGGGGTTGTTATACGTTCTTCTCATACGATTGCATATTCGAAAAGAGACAGCTTTAGTCATTTTATTACTGGTTTTGCCTTTGTATGCAGTAATTGCAGGTGGAGCTCCGTCTGTTTGGCGAGCTCTTAGTATGGTAGTCATTGTCACAAGTGGGAAACTGATGAATATTAAGGTGCCACTTGCTAATATTATGTTAACTAGTATAGTGGTTTTCGTTTTATGGGATCCATATGCGATGTATCAAATTGGTTTTCAGTTGTCGTATGGAGCAACATTTGGCATTATTTATTCGTTGAACATGTTGCGTGCAATAAAATCACCGGTAAAAGCAGGATTTGTCATTACATTTATCTCCCAAGTAACATTGTATCCATTATTGCTATTTCATTTTTATGAATTGTCATTATCCGCTTTTGTCGTCAATAGCTTGTTTGTTCCGCTATTTACTGTATTTATTTTGCCAGCAAATTTCTTGCTGTTGTTTTTGACAGCTGTTTTTCCGCCAGTAGCAAACTTTGTTTTTTACTTTTATGAGCCGTTGCGAGAACATATTGACCAGCTGATGATTGCAATAGCGAGCTTACCGTATCAATTATGGGTGCCAGGAAAACCAGGAATTGGAGCATTCGTTTTGTTGATGAGCAGTGTGTACCTTTTTTATTGTGCAGTTGAACGTGAATTTCGTTGGTGGCACCTACTGATTTTATTCGTACCGGCGATTTTGTTTACGTCACTGCCGTATATGGACCCTCGCTTAAAAGTGACTTTTTTAGATGTTGGACAAGGCGACAGCGCTGTTATTGAAATGCCTTACCGCCAAGCTGTTTATTTAGTAGATAGCGGAGGTGTACTTCGTTTTGATGTAGAAACTTTTAAAGAAAAAAAGCGACCATATGAAATCGGTCGGCAAGTTGTGGCACCTTACTTGAGAGGAAGAGGCATTTCATCGCTCGATGCCATGATTCTTTCTCATCCGGACGCAGATCATGCTGAAGGAGCAGAAGAAATTTTCGGAATGTTTTCAGTGAAAGAGCTGCATTTAACACCAGGATCAACGTCAAATGCCTTAATGTTAGAGCTTGCACCGTTCACCGCAGAAGCAAAAGTGGTATTTCCTGCTGCGGGATCTAATTGGCGTGATGGCGAAACCGACTTTATTTATTTGTCACCAAGTGATGCAAAATATGAAGGCAATAATGATTCGCTCGTACTTTTGATGAAGACTGGGGACTACCGAATTTTGTTTACTGGGGATTTAGAAGCTGAAGGAGAAAAGGATTTATTAGATTCCTACGGTGGAGAACTGGCGGGACTAACAGTGCTAAAAGTGGGGCATCACGGCAGTAAAACGTCTAGCAGTGAAGAATTTTTAACAGCGTTAGCACCGGAATTGTCGATTTTCTCTACAGGAAAAGACAATCGTTATGGTCACCCTAGTCCAGAAGTAGTCGAGCGGTTTAACAAATTAGAACTAAAAACTTTAAACACCGCAGAGAACGGCACCATTACGTTGCTTTATGATGAAAACGGAATTCAACTTGAAAAGATGCGTTAGGACAAAGAAAAGTGGAAGCGCACATATAGCTCTGACGGGCATAAGACAGAACAGCGAAGTGGCGTACTTTGCCGCACAGCGTAAACGACCGAATTCATTTCAAAATAAAAAAAGGTTCTGGCTATAAAAGCCGGAACCTTTTTTTGATTTAATTACCGCGCAGCGAACTGTACAAGTCCAGCGATGATAAAGATAAGGGCGAAAAATCCAAAGGATACGACGAAGCCCATTCCCGCGTCGATTGCATCGTTACGTTTGGATTGTACATTCTGTTCAAATTCATTCATTGAAATCCCTCCTAATTCCTTATAATTATAAGCGAAGACTCACCAAAAATCTAGATTGAAGTAAACTTATACCGATGAATTTTTACACCGACACATAACTGTCAAATACCCAAAGGGGCGAAAATCCGATATAGTAGAGAGAGGGGAGGCTGATAAGATGATTACTTCCGTGTGGAAATCCATACGCAGCGGACAAATAGACCCTGTTTATCTCATCGTAGGAACAGAAAGCTATTTTATTGAAAAAACCTTGGACTTGTTAAAAGATAAATTGACGGTTGGTGGCGAACTGGAGCTGACGTTTTTTGATTTAGATGAAGTGCCGGTAGAACACGTAATTGATGAAGCAGATACATTTCCGTTTTTCAGCGACCGTAAGCTGATTATTGCTCGAAATGCGTCGTTTTTAAAAGCGGCAGAACGTGGCAAGGAAAAAATCAACCACGATTTAAAAGCTTTAGAAGCGTGGCTTGAACATCCTCCAAGTAGTTCGGTGACGATTTTTGTAGCACCATACGAAAAACTAGATGAGCGAAAAAAAGTAACCAAGCAGATGAAACAGCATACCGTATTGATCGAAGCGAAATCGCTGCAAGCAAATGATTTGGAAACTTGGTTAATGCACGAAGCGAAAAATTTTGGCAAAGGCATTGGGATAAAAGCAGCGCAACGGTTAATGGAAATGGCAGGTACGAACTTAACGTTACTTTCTTCAGAAATTGAAAAGATGTCTTTATACCTCGGCTCATCTGATGAAGATATTACGGTAGAGCTTGTGGAACAAATGACTGCGCGAACACTTGAACAAGATGCATTTAAAATGTTGCAAGCGTATTTAGATGGCAATGTTAGTGAGGCGCTTAGCGTGTATTATGATTTATTGCGTCAAAAAGAAGAACCGGTGGCGCTAACGGCATTACTAGCATCTCAAATTCGTTTTATGATTCAAGTTTATTATTTGCAGAAAAAAGGATATCACGCACAGCAAATTTCTAAGCAATTAAAAGCTCACCCGTATCGAGTGAAATTATTGGTAGAAAAAAGGCAACAAATTTCGGAGAAAAGATTGCTACAAGTGTTAGGCGATTTAGCAGATATCGATTTGCAGCTAAAAACACTAAGTGGCAATCGCAATCGCATACTGGAGTTTTTCTTAATGAAGCGTGCAGGTCAGAAAAAGCCTTAATAATGAATAGCAAAAAGCCGGCTCCTCTAAAGGAACCGGCTTTTTAATGTGTTACGCTTGTTGTTTCATCAAGCGAGATTTTTTACGAGCTGCAGTGTTTTTGTGGATTAAGCCTTTTGAAGATGCTTTTTCCACCTGTTGGATCGCCACTTTTACAGTATCGTTAGCGTTATCGTCTTTGTTAGTCAAAGCTGATTCAGCTTTCTTAATAGAAGAACGCATTGCTGATTTTACATGTGAGTTTTGAGCGTTTTTAGTTTCGTTCGTGCGCACACGTTTGATTGCAGATTTAATGTTTGGCATATATTTCACCTCCTAGACAATATGGAAGAGCGGATAAAATCCTAACTCTTTAATGTCTCTATACAACATGAGTTATTTTATCAAATCAACGACAGGAATGCAATAGTTACGTGCAAAGAAGTTTGCCTTGACAGTGAAATGATTTCACGGGCTTTCATTGCTCAATGTTAGCTGTACTGCTATAATTCATAGTAGTTTATATAGGAGTGAAGAGAATGAACAATGAGGAAAGATTATCCCGCCAAAGTAAAATCCGCAACTTCTCGATTATTGCGCATATCGATCATGGTAAATCGACACTTGCAGATAGAATTTTAGAAATGACGGAAGCATTAACTTCCCGAGAAATGAAAGCACAGTCTCTAGATTCGATGGATCTTGAACGAGAACGTGGCATTACGATTAAATTAAATGCTGTCCAACTTAACTATAAAGCCAAAGACGGAGAAACGTATATTATGCATTTGATCGATACACCGGGCCATGTCGACTTTACCTACGAAGTTTCACGTAGTTTAGCGGCTTGTGAAGGGGCTGTACTAGTTGTTGATGCTGCACAAGGAATCGAAGCGCAAACATTGGCTAACGTTTATTTGGCATTAGATAACGACTTGGAAATCCTTCCGGTTATCAATAAAATTGATTTACCTGCAGCTGACCCAGAGCGCGTACGTCAAGAAATCGAAGACGTAATTGGATTAGATGCTTCTGAAGCCGTATTAGCTTCCGCAAAAGCAGGTATTGGCATTGAAGATATTCTTGAACAAGTAGTCGCAAAAGTACCAGCTCCAGTTGGCGATCCTGAAGCACCACTTCAGGCACTGATTTTTGATTCGATTTACGATCCTTACCGCGGTGTAGTGGCGTATATTCGGATTGTTCAAGGAAGACTAAAACCAGGTGATCGCATTCAAATGATGGCTTCTGGTAAGGAATTTGAAATAATTGAAGCAGGCGTCTTTACACCACACGCAACTCTTCGCGAAGAGTTAACAGTAGGGGATGTAGGCTTTTTAACAGCTGGCATTAAAAATGTGGGTGATTCAACAGTGGGTGATACCATTACATTAGCTAATAACCCTGCTGATAAAGCATTACCTGGTTACCGTCGATTAAATCCGATGGTTTATTGCGGACTTTACCCGATTGATACATCAAAATACAATGATTTGCGTGATGCTTTAGAGAAATTAGAGTTAAACGACGCAGCTTTGCAGTTTGAGCCTGAATCTTCTCAAGCACTTGGCTTTGGTTACCGTTGTGGTTTCCTAGGCTTATTGCACATGGAAATTATTCAAGAGCGTATCGAACGTGAATTTAAAATCGACTTGATCACCACAGCACCAAGCGTAATTTACGATGTTCATATGACAGACGGAGAAGTTTTGAAAATCGATAACCCGGCGATGATGCCAGACGCTCAAAAAATCGATGTGGTTGAAGAACCGTATGTCAAAGCGACAGTCATGGTACCCAATGAATACGTTGGTGCAGTTATGGAAATTTGTCAGCGCAAACGTGGGAACTTCTTGACGATGGATTATATAGATGACATTCGTGTGAGCATTATTTATGAACTGCCGCTAGCTGAAATTGTTTATGATTTCTTCGATCAGTTAAAATCAGGAACAAAAGGTTATGCTTCCTTTGACTATGAGTTAATTGGTTACAAAGAGTCTAAGCTTGTGAAGATGGACATCTTGTTGAATTCTGAACAAGTAGATGCATTGAGCTTTATCGTTCATCGTGACTTTGCTTATGAGCGCGGAAAAGTAATTGTTGATAAGTTGAAAAATTTAATTCCTCGTCAACAATTTGAAGTGCCGATTCAAGCAGCAATCGGTCAAAAAATTGTTGCCCGACAGACCATCAGTGCAATACGTAAAAACGTTCTTGCTAAATGCTATGGCGGAGATATTTCTCGTAAACGGAAACTTCTCGACAAGCAAAAAGAAGGTAAAAAGCGTATGAAGCAAGTTGGATCTGTTGAAGTTCCACAAGAAGCATTCATGGCAATCCTGAAAATGGATGACCAATCAAAATAAAACGAAAAAAAGGAGGCGAAATTTCAGCCTCCTTTTCTTATTAGAAAAGAGGAAATAAAATGGTAAAGGGATTGTACATCCACATTCCATTCTGTCACCAAATTTGTTTTTACTGTGATTTCAATAAAGTGTATTTTAAAGACCAACCAGTCGATGCTTATATTGATTCGTTAGGTAAAGAACTAGCGCTTTGGAAAGATCAAGGTGCATTGGATAATCCACTTGAGACAATTTTTTTAGGAGGCGGAACTCCGACATCGTTGACACCCGCACAATTGGAGAAATTGCTAGCGTATATTCATCGCTATGTTCCGATGGCCGAGAACTTGGAATGGACGTCTGAAGCCAATCCGGACGAATTAACAACAGACAAAATGCAAGTATTGTTTGATGGTGGAGTAAACCGGTTAAGTATGGGGGTTCAGTCTTTTGATGAAGACTTACTAAAACGACTAGGTCGAACGCATAGCAACTCGGACGTAAAACGTGCGGTTGATTCTGCTCGACAAGTTGGCTTTAAAAACTTAAGTTTTGACTTGATGTATGGGTTACCCGGTCAAACCATGCAGCAATGGGACGATACACTTGAACAAGCATTCGCCTTCGACATGCCGCATTTTTCAGCGTATTCGTTAATCATTGAACCGAAAACGGTGTTCTATAACTTAATGACAAAAGGCAAGTTGAATACAGTGACAGAAGATTTAGAAGCAGATATGTATGAAAAGTTGATGAATGAAATGGACAAACGTGGATTAAAGCAATACGAAATTTCTAACTTTGCCCGTCCAGGACACGAATCACATCATAATTTATTGTATTGGGACAACGTCGAATATATTGGTGTTGGCGCGGGTGCACATGGTTATGTGGATGGCGTTCGCTATTCAAATGCCGGACCTTTAAAAAAATACATGTCTCCATTAGATGAAGGCGAGCGTCCAATTTTAAGCACGCACGAAGTGCCACCTCATGAAAAAATGGAAGAAGAAATGTTTTTAGGTCTAAGAAAAACAGCTGGCGTTTCTTTGAATCACTTTCAAACTAAATTTCAAAAACCGATGCAAGATGTCTATGGCACGATTTTAGATAAAGAAATCGCGCAAGGAAATTTAGAGATAGTGAACGATTTTATTAGGTTAACAAGAAAAGGGCGATTTGTTGGAAACGAGGTTTTTCAACAATTTTTATTAGCTTAAAGCTCTTGCGTTGACATTGGTCTTTTTATTTGTTAATTTAAATGTAGTATTAGCACTCGAACACATAGAGTGCTAACAGAGGTGATGATCATGTTAACAGAACGGCAACTGCTCATTTTAAAAGTGACAGTAGATGATTATATTCAATCAGCTCAGCCGGTAGGATCGAACCAACTCTCCAAAAAGCTTGAAACTCCTTTTAGCCCAGCAACGATTCGTAATGAATTAGCGGAGTTGGAAAGAATGGGCTTTTTGGAAAAAACACATACGTCTTCCGGACGCATTCCTTCTGAAAAAGGATACCGTTATTACGTCGATCATTTGTTGACGCCAAGACCGTTGCCGAAAGAGGATATTGTGCAATTGCGCTCGATTTTTGAAGAAAAACTGACAGAAACGGAAGAAGTCATCAAGCGATCTGCAATGATTCTTTCAGAACTGACCAATTACACGTCTATCTTACTCGGACCTGATGTGCGCAGACATATCGTTAAAAAATTGTCGATTGTTCCGTTGAGCCAAGACACAGCAGTGGCGATTATCGTCACCAACACCGGACATGTAGAAAATCGCGTATTTTCGATTCCGCCAGGATTAAACCCATCGGATATTGAAAAAATGACGAATATTCTTAATGAACGGCTAGTAGGTGTGGCGCTAAACAACCTGCATCTGCGGTTGGAACAAGAAACTTTATCGATATTAAAGCAGCATATTGAGCGTTACGGCGAGCTATTCCATACGTTTCGACAAGCAGTTTTATTGCCCCATGAAGATGAAAATATCTATTATGGTGGTAAATTGAACATATTGAAACAGCCTGATTTTCACGATCTTCAAAAAATCAGGGATTTGATGGATGTTATGGAAGAAGCAAAGCACATTCCGATGATTTTGCCTGTTGGAAGTCAAGGTCTCCACATTCGCATTGGCTCGGAAAATACGCTTACAGCAATGGAAGATTGCAGTGTCATTACGGTATCGTATGATACTGGAAAAGAACAGACGGGTTCAATCGCCATTATCGGCCCGAAACGAATGGATTATAAACGAATCGTTTCGATCTTAGATTTACTAAGTGGTGACTTATCGAAAGAACTTAACCGGATGTTTAATGGAACGTGAACAAAGGAGGAACAAAATTGCCAAAAAAAAATGAATCATTAAAAACAGAAGAACAGGTAATAGCTGAAGACGTGGAAGTAAAAGCGCCTGAAGCGGAAGAACAGTCAGAAGTGGCGGATACAGAAACGCCAGAAACCGACCTGCCTGTTGAAGAAGAGGCAGAACCAGTAAACGAAGTTGAAGAACTCCGTGAGCAACTTGAAGCAGAGCAAAACAAATATTTGCGCCTGTTAGCCGATTATGATAATTTCAAAAGGCGCACTCAAAAAGACAAAGAACTTGCCAATAAATTCCGTTCACAATCGTTGTTAGCAGACCTCTTGCCGGTCTTGGACAATTTTGAACGCGCAATGTCGGTACCAACGAAAAGTGAAGAATCCGCTTCGTTGATAAAAGGTATTGAAATGGTGCAGAAATCTTTGCATGAAGCAGTAAATCGTGAAGGCTTGGAAGAGATTAAATCGGTAGGCGAACAGTTTGACCCGAATTTCCATCAAGCGGTTATGCAAGAAAAAGATGATTCTGCAGAGCCGGGAGTGGTTTTACAGGAATTGCAAAAAGGCTATATCCTGAAAGATCGAGTTTTACGTCCTGCAATGGTAAAAGTAAACGAATAAAATTAATGGAGGAATTCAAAAATGAGCAAAATTATCGGTATTGACTTAGGTACAACAAACTCAGCAGTCGCAGTATTAGAAGGCGGCGAACCAAAAATTATTCCGAATCCAGAAGGTAACCGTACAACACCTTCTGTTGTAGCTTTCAAAAACGGCGAACGCCAAGTCGGCGAAGTAGCAAAACGCCAATCAATCACAAACCCAAACACAATTCAATCGATTAAACGTTTAATGGGTACAGAAGAAAAAGTAACTGCAGAAGGCAAAGAGTATACAGCTCAAGAAGTTTCTGCAATGATCTTACAATACATTAAAGGATACGCTGAAGAATACTTAGGCGAAAAAGTATCAAGAGCTGTTATTACGGTTCCTGCTTACTTTAACGATGCAGAACGTCAAGCAACTAAAGACGCTGGACGTATTGCTGGCCTTGAAGTAGAACGTATTATTAACGAGCCAACTGCAGCAGCTTTAGCATATGGTCTTGATAAAACAGATACAGACGAAACAATCCTTGTTTATGATCTTGGTGGCGGTACGTTCGACGTATCAATCCTTGAACTTGGCGATGGCGTATTCGAAGTAAAATCAACTGCCGGCGATAACCGTCTTGGTGGCGATGACTTTGATAAACTAATCATCGATTATTTAGTACAAGAATTTAAAAAAGAAAACGGCGTAGACTTATCGAAAGATAAAATGGCTACTCAGCGCTTGAAAGATGCTGCTGAAAAAGCGAAAAAAGATTTGTCAGGCGTTTCTTCAACACAAATTTCATTGCCATTTATCACAGCTGGAGCAGAAGGACCGCTTCACTTGGAAATTACAATGAGCCGTGCGAAGTTTGACGAATTAACTTCTTCATTAGTAGAGCGTACAATGGGACCTACTCGTCAAGCATTGAAAGATGCTGGAATTTCAGCTTCTGAACTAGACCGCGTAATCTTAGTTGGTGGATCTACACGTATTCCAGCTGTACAAGCAGCAGTTAAAAAAGAAACTGGTAAAGATCCGCATAAAGGCGTTAACCCGGATGAAGTTGTAGCAATGGGTGCAGCTGTTCAAGGTGGCGTTTTAACTGGAGACGTTAAAGACGTTGTGTTATTAGACGTAACTCCATTATCACTTGGTATC carries:
- the hemW gene encoding radical SAM family heme chaperone HemW produces the protein MVKGLYIHIPFCHQICFYCDFNKVYFKDQPVDAYIDSLGKELALWKDQGALDNPLETIFLGGGTPTSLTPAQLEKLLAYIHRYVPMAENLEWTSEANPDELTTDKMQVLFDGGVNRLSMGVQSFDEDLLKRLGRTHSNSDVKRAVDSARQVGFKNLSFDLMYGLPGQTMQQWDDTLEQAFAFDMPHFSAYSLIIEPKTVFYNLMTKGKLNTVTEDLEADMYEKLMNEMDKRGLKQYEISNFARPGHESHHNLLYWDNVEYIGVGAGAHGYVDGVRYSNAGPLKKYMSPLDEGERPILSTHEVPPHEKMEEEMFLGLRKTAGVSLNHFQTKFQKPMQDVYGTILDKEIAQGNLEIVNDFIRLTRKGRFVGNEVFQQFLLA
- the grpE gene encoding nucleotide exchange factor GrpE, whose amino-acid sequence is MPKKNESLKTEEQVIAEDVEVKAPEAEEQSEVADTETPETDLPVEEEAEPVNEVEELREQLEAEQNKYLRLLADYDNFKRRTQKDKELANKFRSQSLLADLLPVLDNFERAMSVPTKSEESASLIKGIEMVQKSLHEAVNREGLEEIKSVGEQFDPNFHQAVMQEKDDSAEPGVVLQELQKGYILKDRVLRPAMVKVNE
- the lepA gene encoding translation elongation factor 4, with the protein product MNNEERLSRQSKIRNFSIIAHIDHGKSTLADRILEMTEALTSREMKAQSLDSMDLERERGITIKLNAVQLNYKAKDGETYIMHLIDTPGHVDFTYEVSRSLAACEGAVLVVDAAQGIEAQTLANVYLALDNDLEILPVINKIDLPAADPERVRQEIEDVIGLDASEAVLASAKAGIGIEDILEQVVAKVPAPVGDPEAPLQALIFDSIYDPYRGVVAYIRIVQGRLKPGDRIQMMASGKEFEIIEAGVFTPHATLREELTVGDVGFLTAGIKNVGDSTVGDTITLANNPADKALPGYRRLNPMVYCGLYPIDTSKYNDLRDALEKLELNDAALQFEPESSQALGFGYRCGFLGLLHMEIIQERIEREFKIDLITTAPSVIYDVHMTDGEVLKIDNPAMMPDAQKIDVVEEPYVKATVMVPNEYVGAVMEICQRKRGNFLTMDYIDDIRVSIIYELPLAEIVYDFFDQLKSGTKGYASFDYELIGYKESKLVKMDILLNSEQVDALSFIVHRDFAYERGKVIVDKLKNLIPRQQFEVPIQAAIGQKIVARQTISAIRKNVLAKCYGGDISRKRKLLDKQKEGKKRMKQVGSVEVPQEAFMAILKMDDQSK
- the dnaK gene encoding molecular chaperone DnaK, yielding MSKIIGIDLGTTNSAVAVLEGGEPKIIPNPEGNRTTPSVVAFKNGERQVGEVAKRQSITNPNTIQSIKRLMGTEEKVTAEGKEYTAQEVSAMILQYIKGYAEEYLGEKVSRAVITVPAYFNDAERQATKDAGRIAGLEVERIINEPTAAALAYGLDKTDTDETILVYDLGGGTFDVSILELGDGVFEVKSTAGDNRLGGDDFDKLIIDYLVQEFKKENGVDLSKDKMATQRLKDAAEKAKKDLSGVSSTQISLPFITAGAEGPLHLEITMSRAKFDELTSSLVERTMGPTRQALKDAGISASELDRVILVGGSTRIPAVQAAVKKETGKDPHKGVNPDEVVAMGAAVQGGVLTGDVKDVVLLDVTPLSLGIETMGGVFTKLIERNTTIPTSKSQTFSTAADNQPAVDIHVLQGERPMAAANKTLGRFQLADIPPAQRGVPQIEVSFDIDKNGIVSVKAKDLGTQKEQTITIQSNSSLSDDEIERMIKEAEENAEADAKVKEEVELRNEADQAVFQTDKTITDLGEVVTEEEKKQAEDARDELKAALESDNTEDIREKKDKLQEILQGLSMKAYEQAAAQQAGQDENATADNDDVVDADFEEVNDDNK
- a CDS encoding YqzM family protein, coding for MNEFEQNVQSKRNDAIDAGMGFVVSFGFFALIFIIAGLVQFAAR
- a CDS encoding DNA internalization-related competence protein ComEC/Rec2, with the translated sequence MATYAAHETAVQLVFMALLFSWMYLKKEKWTFIVFILLFVCGVYIVQDLRGKDIFDTSQSYTGELIFHTGTVIDGDSLRGFATLQDGTIVYARFRLTSNEQKLHMERLVSNSKFLVTGVFEEATPPSHRYSFNMTHYLRHNGAASLLKVESISGVMENKTWINRLLKRRDLFKTHIREHFPETLAAEAEALLIGERENMDPEDRRIHQTLGISHLFAISGLHVGIASGLLYVLLIRLHIRKETALVILLLVLPLYAVIAGGAPSVWRALSMVVIVTSGKLMNIKVPLANIMLTSIVVFVLWDPYAMYQIGFQLSYGATFGIIYSLNMLRAIKSPVKAGFVITFISQVTLYPLLLFHFYELSLSAFVVNSLFVPLFTVFILPANFLLLFLTAVFPPVANFVFYFYEPLREHIDQLMIAIASLPYQLWVPGKPGIGAFVLLMSSVYLFYCAVEREFRWWHLLILFVPAILFTSLPYMDPRLKVTFLDVGQGDSAVIEMPYRQAVYLVDSGGVLRFDVETFKEKKRPYEIGRQVVAPYLRGRGISSLDAMILSHPDADHAEGAEEIFGMFSVKELHLTPGSTSNALMLELAPFTAEAKVVFPAAGSNWRDGETDFIYLSPSDAKYEGNNDSLVLLMKTGDYRILFTGDLEAEGEKDLLDSYGGELAGLTVLKVGHHGSKTSSSEEFLTALAPELSIFSTGKDNRYGHPSPEVVERFNKLELKTLNTAENGTITLLYDENGIQLEKMR
- the holA gene encoding DNA polymerase III subunit delta, with the translated sequence MITSVWKSIRSGQIDPVYLIVGTESYFIEKTLDLLKDKLTVGGELELTFFDLDEVPVEHVIDEADTFPFFSDRKLIIARNASFLKAAERGKEKINHDLKALEAWLEHPPSSSVTIFVAPYEKLDERKKVTKQMKQHTVLIEAKSLQANDLETWLMHEAKNFGKGIGIKAAQRLMEMAGTNLTLLSSEIEKMSLYLGSSDEDITVELVEQMTARTLEQDAFKMLQAYLDGNVSEALSVYYDLLRQKEEPVALTALLASQIRFMIQVYYLQKKGYHAQQISKQLKAHPYRVKLLVEKRQQISEKRLLQVLGDLADIDLQLKTLSGNRNRILEFFLMKRAGQKKP
- a CDS encoding helix-hairpin-helix domain-containing protein, giving the protein MRVKFSELQNKPTWLLIPAVAIVLLLIYLFFPQQQPESSPATAFELINAESPQQTETPIKEIPETAAPLMIDVKGQVNKPGVYELKAGSRMQDAILAAGGFTSEADSRAINLALIVVDETSLYVPAVGEEIVVSISPQTATASGGGLININQATETELMELPGIGPSKAAAILAYRDEVGKFNAPEQLTEVTGIGDKTFEQLKDLIVAK
- a CDS encoding ComE operon protein 2, with amino-acid sequence MKRITWDQFFMAQSHLLALRSTCTRLAVGATIVRDRRIMAGGYNGSISGGDHCIDKGCYVVDGHCVRTIHAEMNALLQCSKYGVSVNGADMYVSHFPCLQCTKSIIQSGIARLYYAADYKNHEYAIELLEQAGVEVVQVMFDERKIDFLSVEKSALYIELLDKLREKGGSEEELAHYSERVNELFGEIEV
- the hrcA gene encoding heat-inducible transcriptional repressor HrcA; protein product: MLTERQLLILKVTVDDYIQSAQPVGSNQLSKKLETPFSPATIRNELAELERMGFLEKTHTSSGRIPSEKGYRYYVDHLLTPRPLPKEDIVQLRSIFEEKLTETEEVIKRSAMILSELTNYTSILLGPDVRRHIVKKLSIVPLSQDTAVAIIVTNTGHVENRVFSIPPGLNPSDIEKMTNILNERLVGVALNNLHLRLEQETLSILKQHIERYGELFHTFRQAVLLPHEDENIYYGGKLNILKQPDFHDLQKIRDLMDVMEEAKHIPMILPVGSQGLHIRIGSENTLTAMEDCSVITVSYDTGKEQTGSIAIIGPKRMDYKRIVSILDLLSGDLSKELNRMFNGT
- the rpsT gene encoding 30S ribosomal protein S20: MPNIKSAIKRVRTNETKNAQNSHVKSAMRSSIKKAESALTNKDDNANDTVKVAIQQVEKASSKGLIHKNTAARKKSRLMKQQA